Below is a genomic region from Primulina eburnea isolate SZY01 chromosome 9, ASM2296580v1, whole genome shotgun sequence.
GCCTCGTCAAAAGGGGCGAGTGTTCTTGTGCCTCTGTACATTGCTGGATTACATGTATACGTAATGAACTTTTGAAACTTAGGTAGGGACAACCAGATATTGAAATGCTTAACAGAAAATGCAAAAAACATGGAAGCAACGAAATATGGAGCAACACTGATGTACATGTATAGATAAAAGAAATTTATCTGACCACAGCCTttacaaaacaaataaaaagaaTGGTCCAAGAGGACACAAACTGCATAAATGCCTGTTACATATGTATGTTAAAAAACTTGATTCTTCAACAAGAAGGCCATAGAATAAACACTGTAcaaacatgaaaaataaaatttcaattcAATCCTTTTTTATATGTATTATGATGCTCTCTAATCACTTTTTCTGGTGTCGGCAGCACCTACCCCACGATGCGGTTCTTCCTGATGATGAAGCTGATGACCCGCACCCCATTTCCTACATAGCCAAAACAGAAGGTAAAATCTGAGACTACAAAACATGAAGGAAAAAAACACATCTCAAAATGGTTCgatgaaaatatatttaatccaATCGAAGAATTCAATTGCAAGAATATTGTTAAAACCAAAGTTACTAACAGCTGATTTGGAGTCTATATCTGTGAAAAATCTCAGATATCATGATGTTTGAAAACATGATGTTAAACACTATAAGAGATGTATGCTTACTTCTTTTTCAGCTCAATTCTTGCTCGATCTTGACCAGAAAAAACCCTTTATCGTAGGGGAATGATTCTCCGACATTGATATGCCACCCTTTGAGCCAAATGAGAAGTGACGTCTGAAGAAAGTCTTTCCTAGTGAGATTCTCGTATTGGAACTTGAGCTTGTTTTCAGAGCCCTTCCCTCTGCACCACTACTTATATTATTTGGACTACTATCAGCAAGACACTTTCTTGAAAGTTTTCGAGCCTTTAAATCCAATGCGGCTTTCAATGCATTTTCAAAAATCTTCAAAGTCTGTTTCTCCCCAAGAGTACACACTGGGCAAATTGGGTCAAACTTGTGGACATCAGGAGTCATACAATCCAAGCATTCAGAATGGTAAACATGCCCGCAGATTAAGACAGATACAACAGTTAGTTCATTTGTTGATATTATTTTTTGGTTGTTCCACCCCCACGCAGATCTCTCCGTTAAAAGCCTAGCACAAATACCACATGTTTGAAGATCGAACGAAGGAAATTTTGAATCTCGTCCACTGGATCTGGTAACTTTCTCCAAACTGAAGCTCGACGTTTCACTATCAAAAGAGCACCTCTCTCCCCGAGATTTCATGAGCTCGGAGGAAGCAGGGATTGACACACTTTCTGAAGATCCGTCACTGGATCCCCCGGTCGATTCATTGGCCAAAGCTGAAGGCTGAAGTGAAGGTGTCTCTTCAGAAATTGAGAATGCTTGTGGCTTGCATTCTGGAATCTGAGTATCAGAAACTTGTTGTGACAAGTGATGTTCTGGAGAATCGTGATGACACCTTGAAGGAGTGGAGATTGGAGGATGAAGATGGCTTTGGGAAGGCAGCAAAGTTGTCGGTGGAGATGAAACTGAAGGGTATTCTGTTGACTCCTTAGCCTGGACAgggaaaaaaaaatcacattttAGAAGACAACTTCTATACCACACATCCATGCTTCACAAATTAACACTCTCTACATACCTCTACTGGCTTCAGTGAGATTGATAGATCTGCAAAACAATAAAAGAGATATCAAATACACAAAATATATGCTAGCCTTTTTACATGTCTAAATGATAATTAATTTAGGCTAGCCAACACATTTCTGAGCCTATAGCTGTAATAATTATTGTTGTCAAACGAAAAATTACTTCCTTCCCGCGAGAGCTGCTCTGATGCTAAGATCAAGATTAAAATTATGTACATAAACCTTGTCTGAGGGCTATTTGGCTGATATCCTGCAAGTTAATGCTGAAGAGACCTTTTTTCTCCCTAGTAGCTTATTTGATTATATACTACAAGCACCCTTTTCTTCCACGCTCAGCTAGCTAAACATGAAAACTACTCCTTCATTTCAACCATGTGAAGATAATCAATATATTTTTTCAGAACTGGAAATAGCATTTCACCAATTTACTTTCCATAATTACGTGAGACATATCATATATTCCGTTGAATTGAACACAGTAACTGCCAGATATATATTACCAGCAATTTCTTTAGAAACAGTTGGATTTTGGCATGCAAGTGACTGGGAACTGTTTAATGAACTATCCTCTTCAGAAGCACATGCAGTTTCACCAGTATTAACACTTTTTACTTCCTGTTTGTCATTCGTGCATCCTCCATCTCGGGAGCACATTGTAGATACTTCTTCCCCAGCTACTCGCCCGCGATTATCCCATCGGAAACTCCACGATGGAGAATGGCGGACCTGCCTCCATAAATATTGATTAGGTGATCCATTTGTTACAGTTCCATTCTTTGCTGTGACACAGGCCGATCCATTTGTTCTAGTTTCAACCTTTGCAGCAACACAACAAGCAGCTCCCATTTTTTTATCAAACAGAGACCAAATAACTGATGAATTATTCTTAACAGTCTTTCAGATCCATGATATCAACCAAACACACAATAGCTGCAGCAATAAAGCACAATTCAATAAATATCTGTTAACCAATTACAACTTCTACAAAACTGGACTTATAAATTAATTAGCACGTATGATTTCCTCGAAATAGAAAAAACCGAAAACAAACTCACAAGGATCGGGAGATGTAAAAACAATGGCGCACGCATTAATCGAATCACAAAGGCCAAAGTGAGAAAACAGAGCAATATATACTTTTCCAAAACATGGTTTTGCATTAACTTGTACCACATTCAGTAAACCAAGTTATTGACAGATCAAGCAACGTTACAATTCACGCATCtctatgaactcaagcaacaaacACTACACTCTCGTAACTTCCAACGACCGTATTCAATCAAATGAAATTACACATGaaccaattaaatttaaaatgggGAAAAGgcaaaaatatcaataatctataAACAGGAAGAAAGCGTAGCGCATCTCAGACCACATAGATCCCATTTTCATTCCCGAAACTCGATTGCTTCGCCTATCGAACCCAAAATTGCTCGTGATTCTCCAATCCATACAACTCCCTCTCGATTCCCACAACGTAATCAACAAAAACACAAAACAAATTATTTCCAGGAAATCATCAAAAAACAATGAAAGTTACGTGATCAAACCGTGAGGCAGAACCCTAAGGCGAGAGATGAGTGTAATAGAATGACTCGTACAACAGACGGCCCTCGAATATGAGCGTATATATAGTAGCCGCTGCCCACAAGCAATCCATATCCtttttaaagaataaataaaaagttAAAAAGGGGGAAAACAATAAAAACAAGATAAAATCTTGAATagtttatataaataaataaataaataaaaattgggTTTGGTGACGATTTATTAACGGCGACAGTTGGCAGTAATCGACGCTGCCAACATTTACAGGAAAATGCGGCTGCTAAATTTAACGGAGTTAATTAAGGTACACATGTTTGTCTTGTTTATTGCCATTTGTTATTTTGTTTACTAAATTTGGTTTCGATATTCTGATTATCTAAAGTTTATTGGCACACCTTTGCATTATAAACTAAATTCCTTGCTTCAAAGtttatatttgaatttttattttattataatatattttttatataaatttaagaAGGAAGTGGTCTTTTCAGAAAGAAAATTGATGCATCTTAAAACATTCAAATCCAGAGATTAgtctaaataaaatatattatttatatatatatatatatatatatattatattctcaaatataataatttaaaacgAGGCTTTTTTGGGGTTATGGCTCAGCTTTTTCTATACTACGTTGCATCAATACATTTCGGACACATAGGGAACAAATAGTATATAAATCATTCCCTTTTTTAAAATCACTAAACATTGATGATGACTACGGAACAAGTAATCGGGATTGAGGTCaattatatttaaacttaagtttaaatagaaatattttttattgataaTTATTTAGTATTGATAAGTCGTTCATATATCATAtctatttttatgtttattaataaagtaatatatttggattttttttttcatctgATAAATGAGTGTCACTTTATTAATAGATTTAGACTTATCAGT
It encodes:
- the LOC140841833 gene encoding uncharacterized protein, with protein sequence MGAACCVAAKVETRTNGSACVTAKNGTVTNGSPNQYLWRQVRHSPSWSFRWDNRGRVAGEEVSTMCSRDGGCTNDKQEVKSVNTGETACASEEDSSLNSSQSLACQNPTVSKEIADLSISLKPVEAKESTEYPSVSSPPTTLLPSQSHLHPPISTPSRCHHDSPEHHLSQQVSDTQIPECKPQAFSISEETPSLQPSALANESTGGSSDGSSESVSIPASSELMKSRGERCSFDSETSSFSLEKVTRSSGRDSKFPSFDLQTCGICARLLTERSAWGWNNQKIISTNELTVVSVLICGHVYHSECLDCMTPDVHKFDPICPVCTLGEKQTLKIFENALKAALDLKARKLSRKCLADSSPNNISSGAEGRALKTSSSSNTRISLGKTFFRRHFSFGSKGGISMSENHSPTIKGFFWSRSSKN